A window of Candidatus Jettenia caeni contains these coding sequences:
- a CDS encoding lipoprotein: MYPVMYRFPLFPKSILIVALLFIASCAPVISQRVREQARPDITFKELQNTPERYKGRVIILSGFIIETKNTKEGTLLEILQAPAGFRGEPKDADRSEGRFLAISDHYLDTNIYKKDRKVTVAGEVQGKRVQPLEKTEYVYPLLHVKEIHLWPVEEVRPYPYPYSYYPFDRYYWRRDLWRHRIPKHRKDCKDHKGGRGHKQRKR, from the coding sequence ATGTATCCTGTTATGTATAGGTTTCCTTTGTTCCCTAAGTCAATACTGATCGTAGCGTTGTTATTCATAGCCAGCTGTGCGCCGGTTATATCTCAGCGGGTAAGGGAGCAAGCAAGGCCCGATATCACCTTCAAAGAATTGCAGAACACCCCCGAACGCTATAAGGGCCGAGTAATTATCTTAAGTGGCTTTATTATAGAGACAAAAAACACAAAAGAAGGAACCTTACTGGAAATATTACAGGCTCCTGCGGGCTTCCGGGGAGAACCGAAAGACGCTGATAGATCTGAGGGAAGATTTCTGGCGATCAGCGATCATTATCTGGATACAAATATCTATAAGAAAGACCGAAAGGTTACCGTAGCAGGCGAGGTTCAGGGAAAGAGGGTTCAGCCTTTAGAAAAAACGGAATACGTCTATCCACTACTCCATGTTAAGGAAATACATCTCTGGCCGGTTGAAGAGGTACGCCCATATCCATATCCGTATAGTTACTATCCTTTTGATAGATATTACTGGCGAAGAGATCTTTGGCGTCACCGAATACCAAAGCATCGCAAAGATTGCAAAGACCATAAAGGCGGTAGAGGTCATAAACAGCGTAAACGTTGA